The following coding sequences lie in one Saccopteryx bilineata isolate mSacBil1 chromosome 5, mSacBil1_pri_phased_curated, whole genome shotgun sequence genomic window:
- the CPZ gene encoding carboxypeptidase Z: protein MPLLLLLLAALAVAAAGPGCEPNWDPAGGCHQSPASDSATCVDLRLRTCSDAAYNRTAFPTPLEHRSREAVEASSEYILLSVLHHLLEGQCNPDLRLLGCAVLAPRCEGGRVRRPCRGVCQALRAACQPAFDAIDMAWPYFLDCGRYFGGEEEGCHDPLEKLRGGLDVEDTLPSGLPPTFIDFTHHSYAQMARVLRRTAARCPHIARTYSIGRSFDGRDLLVIEFSSRPGQHELMEPEVKLIGNIHGNEVAGREMLIYLAQYLCAEYLQGSPRVQRLLNTTRVHLLPSMNPDGYEVAAAEGAGYNGWTSGRQNAQNLDLNRNFPDLTSEFYRLASSRGARTDHISIPQHYWWGKVAPETKAVMKWMRTAPFVLSASLHGGDLVVSYPFDFSQDPHEEKMFSPTPDEKMFKLLARAYADVHPMMMDKSENRCGGNFLKRGSIINGADWYSFTGGMSDFNYLHSNCFEITVELGCVKFPPEEALYTLWQHNKEPLLNFMETVHRGIKGVVMDKFGKPVKNARISVKGIRHDITTAPDGDYWRLLPPGSHIVIAQAPGYSKVIKKVTIPARMKRAGRVDFILQPLGTGPKKFLQGPRRSGPGLRDPPGSSGGPHGEAEEPGRERRQPGDGSKPWWWSYFTALSQHKPRWLLKY from the exons CCACGTGCGTGGACCTGCGGCTCAGGACCTGCAGCGACGCCGCCTACAACCGGACGGCCTTCCCCACCCCGCTGGAGCACCGGTCCCGGGAGGCGGTGGAGGCCAGCTCCGAGTACATCCTGCTGAGCGTgctgcaccacctcctggagGGCCAGTGCAACCCCGACCTGCGCCTGCTGGGCTGCGCCGTGCTGGCCCCCCGCTGCGAGGGCGGCCGGGTGCGCAGGCCCTGCCGGGGCGTGTGCCAGGCGCTCAGGGCCGCCTGCCAGCCCGCCTTCGACGCCATCGACATGGCCTGGCCCTACTTCCTCGACTGCGGCCGCTACTTCGGGGGCGAGGAGGAAGGCTGCCACGACCCCCTGGAGAAGCTGCGCG GCGGCCTGGACGTGGAGGACACGCTGCCCTCGGGCCTGCCTCCGACCTTCATCGACTTCACCCACCACTCCTACGCCCAGATGGCGCGCGTGCTGAGGCGGACGGCGGCCCGCTGCCCCCACATCGCCAGGACCTACAGCATCGGGCGCAGCTTCGACGGCCGGGACCTGCTGGTCATCGAGTTCTCCAGCCGGCCCGGCCAGCACGAGCTGA TGGAGCCCGAGGTCAAGCTCATCGGCAACATCCACGGCAACGAGGTGGCGGGGCGGGAGATGCTCATCTACCTGGCGCAGTACCTGTGCGCCGAGTACCTGCAGGGCAGCCCCCGGGTCCAGCGCCTGCTCAACACCACCCGTGTCCACCTGCTGCCCTCCATGAACCCCGACGGCTACGAGGTGGCCGCCGCCGAG GGTGCCGGCTACAACGGGTGGACGAGCGGACGGCAGAACGCGCAGAACCTGGACTTGAACCGCAACTTTCCCGACCTGACCTCCGAGTTCTACCGGCTAGCTTCCTCCCGGGGGGCCCGCACGGACCACATCAGCATCCCCCAGCACTACTGGTGGGGTAAG GTGGCCCCTGAGACGAAGGCAGTGATGAAGTGGATGAGGACCGCCCCCTTTGTGCTGTCGGCTAGCCTGCACGGGGGCGACCTGGTGGTGTCCTACCCCTTTGACTTCTCCCAGGACCCCCACGAGGAGAAGATGTTCTCTCCCACGCCTGACGAGAAG ATGTTCAAGTTGCTGGCCAGAGCCTATGCGGACGTCCACCCCATGATGATGGACAAGTCGGAGAACAGGTGTGGGGGCAACTTCCTGAAGAGGGGCAGCATCATCAACGGGGCGGACTGGTACAGCTTCACGGGAG GTATGTCCGACTTCAACTACCTGCACAGCAACTGCTTTGAGATCACGGTGGAGCTGGGCTGCGTGAAGTTCCCCCCCGAGGAGGCGCTCTACACGCTCTGGCAGCACAACAAGGAGCCGCTCTTGAACTTCATGGAGACG GTGCACCGGGGCATCAAAGGCGTAGTGATGGACAAGTTTGGCAAGCCGGTTAAAAATGCCCGTATATCCGTCAAGGGTATTCGCCATGACATCACCACAG CCCCAGATGGCGACTATTGGAGACTGCTACCCCCAGGGTCCCACATCGTCATCGCTCAGGCTCCTGGCTACTCCAAGGTCATCAAGAAAGTCACCATCCCTGCCCGGATGAAGAGGGCAGGCCGCGTGGACTTTATTCTCCAGCCTCTGGGGACTGGACCCAAGAAATTCCTCCAGGGGCCGCGGAGAAGCGGTCCGGGGCTCCGAGACCCGCCGGGAAGCAGCGGCGGCCCCCACGGGGAGGCCGAGGAGCCGGGCCGGGAGCGGAGGCAGCCGGGGGACGGGAGCAAGCCCTGGTGGTGGTCCTACTTCACGGCGCTGAGCCAGCACAAGCCGCGCTGGCTGCTCAAGTACTAG